The Streptomyces sp. B3I8 nucleotide sequence CGTACCACTTCGCCGGGCGGCTGAACGCCGTCACCGTCAGCCACACCGTGCCGTCCCCGGTGCGGTCGAGCACGAAGGACTCCTCGCCCGTCTCCGGATGCCCCTGGAGCGTGCCGTACGCCCAGCCCCGTCGGCGCGGCTCCTCCACCGTCCACACCACCCGGCACGGCGCCTTGATCAGCCCGCCCAGTACGACGGTGACCTCGACGCCCGGCGCCGCGGCCGGGGCCTCGGTGTCGACGCCGAGGCCCGCCGCCCGGTGCATCTCCCACCCGAAGAGGGCTTCCGTGGCGCGGCGGAACACCCCCTCGCCCTCGCCGACGCGCGAGCGCACATGCAGGCGGTGGAACCCCGGCGGGCAGCGCTCC carries:
- a CDS encoding DUF1990 domain-containing protein, encoding MSFTYEDVGATREPERCPPGFHRLHVRSRVGEGEGVFRRATEALFGWEMHRAAGLGVDTEAPAAAPGVEVTVVLGGLIKAPCRVVWTVEEPRRRGWAYGTLQGHPETGEESFVLDRTGDGTVWLTVTAFSRPAKWYARAGGPAVRGLQHAYARRCGAVLRRLTAEENEAGLT